Below is a genomic region from Prunus persica cultivar Lovell chromosome G3, Prunus_persica_NCBIv2, whole genome shotgun sequence.
attataaaaggGCTTGTCCAATATACCCATCATTCTATAAGCAAAACTcaatttcaaacttaaatgACCAGTAGGATATAAGAGGTCATAGTATTCCTATGTTTTTACATCGTTGCCATCatacttcatattttatttataatttattccaagTGTTTCATTAACTGCCATAATTGCAATTAAAACTCCTTATTAATAGCTTatcaatcaccccatttcttttggtttccaTTCCCTCTAACTTATCGCTTCCTATTGGGGCCGGGCATCTAAAGCCGAAATACCAAAATCGCACACTAACCATACCGTACCAAACCGGTTTCATACCGTTTCAATTGGGATGAGGAGATATTTGGTACGATACCATATCGTATCAAGGGAGTATGGTATGGTAGCGGTACTAGGTATTTGGTACTGGCTAAGAAGCATGGATAGGCCAATTTAGTGGCGTATCCCGTATCGGATACTCGTTTGGATACGATACACTTCGGATACGGTCTGATATGCATTGGATACGTATTGTAGTCAACGGATACGTTAGTTGACTAACGGATACGAGTATCCGACATTCCAAACACGAGTATCTAACTTTTCGGATACGAACCTCCAGTTGAAGTTTGCCGTTGAGGGGCTGTTTAGGAGCCCTTGGGCGCTGCGTGTGAAGAGGtaggggaagaagaagaagaagatgtcaGACTGGagggagggggagagagaagaagaagaagatgtcagacgagagggagagagacagggagagaagaagaagatgttaGACTGACATAATTGTTATTATCTCACGTGACGACGTGTTTGCTAAAACAAgatttgtaatatatattttctttttcatagaTCTGTTTATGGGTTTGGGTCTTAAGCAATAGCATtaaaatgggctttgggtaaTGATATATTTGGGTGAAAAAAGCTATACATgcctaaaaatatataaaatcagaaaagaaagctcaaaatgcactctatttataatttataatttatttaaaatatattttacgttatatatatttattaatatatattaatatatatttttaataaccgTATCCGTGACGTATCGTATcctaatttttgaaaatttactGTATTTTCGTGTCTTATCGTATCGTATCGCTGTATCCGTATTCGTGCTTCTTAAGGTACCGGTCAATACCGTACCGTACCGAATACCGtaagttgtataattttttcattctGTCGCCTCAAACGCTAAACCTCGATCTCTCAGAACAAAAATGCTCTCTCACTCTCAGACTCTCAACCCGTTCGAACTGTCCTCCATAACcaactctctgtctctctctcaatctcactgaaattatgtataaaattaaacataacCAATTTCAACTAAATTTCTTTATTAGATGTCAACAATTCTAACTGAGGCATAATAAGATCAACACACACAAGCATTAGTTTCTCTCTGTCAACTTCTTTTTTGGATTGTGCACAGATCACCGTCATCAAAACCACATTTGTTTCAAAGATAACCAACTATATCAAAACTGCAgcatatcaaatttttttgcaaaCATGAAAATGGGGCCTAAAAagagttcttttgtttttccttttcccccCGCATTTCCCCTTTAGGTTtcataataaaaagaagacaatTTTAGAACTAAAAACCGTTAAAACTTGACTCAGCTTTGTTATTGGGTATGGAGCTGCATAGCAAGAAAATTCTCCTTCACATACAAAATctgcatttgtttttgttaattacATCATGAATTGGTGCCTGATGTTTTTATTGGTTGCTGCTCTGTTTTTATCCGTCCCAATGGCCACCTGAGCTAAATTGGTTGCtgctctgtttttatttttataaattggtgcatgatgtttttatttttattttttataaattgttgTGGTATACGCTGGTGAAGCAGAAACTTTATGTTGGGTTTattctgatttttataaattttggtACCGAAATGGTACCATTTCACACCGATACCGTTTTGAAACGGTATGGTACGGTACTAATTTTGGCAAACGATAATCTCATACCGTATCATACCGGTTCTAATTTCTGGTATCAGTAGCAGTACGAGCTCAATACCGTACCATGCTCAGCCCTACTCCCTATTAATACCAGATTTAGTGTCAGACATAAAGTAAAAATATACATTTTAACTTTTATGTaacttattaaaaaaattataaaaaatttaactttACTTTTACGTAACTCAATTACAAATTTTTCTTAGGTTTGGTGACTGCCAGtgccaacaattttttttaaaaaaaattcattcagAAAACCGTTCACGTTTTGCTAAATTCTCAATCCAtagtaaatataatttattaaaattccaCCAAGATCTCATATATCTTGTCATTGTCCAATTTCTACAATTTATGATGGAACCATGTTAGGTAACGTTACAAACATAAATTTATGATGGAACCCTTGTGCTACTTATAtatttagaattttggtttctgTATATTGTCTCTAATACGTTTTCACTCATTTTCAAAATCCAAGACTTTTTCTTCAGCTTCAAACCCAAGACATTGAATCAACAAATATGATTCATGTCATTAGAGAATGGTGAATCAATAAATATGATCTTGGTTCTACTTCTTAATCTGAATGTCGTACACAACACCACTTGGATTACGTTTGTGCAAAAGTTTAGTTGGTTGTTAAAGTAGACTTATCATTTGAGCGAACTCATAACACCACGTTATCGTGTTAAACACAGCGTTATCGTAGCACGCAATGTTACCATCAAGCCGAAAGATTACTTAAGCATCTATGCAAGGAAAACTGACTAGAAGGCTATCCAAATACCTAATTATATTTCAGTTTCGTTTGTAGGTTTTTACAGTAtcctttgttttggttttgttatcCTATCGTGTCTATAAAATTTGATGTTCACATGCTTTGTTTTGgttcttataaatattttggttCAAAGTCTATTATTTGATGTGAAACTCACTTGAAGATTCATATGGGAAACTCACTTGATGAATGGTTTCAGGCAGTATGTTATAGGCTAAAGAAACTATGTGCATGCAAGTGTTTATAGTTGAGCTTACACTGTTCTTCAGACTTCAAACTCTCCATGGACAAGTGTAACAAGTTGACACAGCGGAATTTAAACATGAACAAATATATCTGCTCCAAgccgaaagaaagaaaaaaaatgattctTTGGTGAAATGGAGCACCAGTTGAAGTCATTGTACATGAACCAGAGGAAACACAAAAATATGGGAGTTGCAGATTTCAGTCTGAAACCAAGTAAAACAAGAGTGAATTTATTAACCAAAGCTTACTTCCTATCTTAATTACATACATATTGTCTCCTACCCGAGATAAGAAAACGTACATCTCGAGTGTCCGTAAATCACTCTATTCACATGTTTCAGGGAAAGGTATAGAAGCACAACAATGGTAATATCCGTTGTCATCAAACACAAACCTTTGTGAAAGATGAGCTTCATGGATAAGATACTCTCCCCATTCCTGGGATCCATACTGCTTGAAAATGCCACGGGCATCAAAGGATTGAACCTTTCTCGTTCGATTCGTCCTGCATATTGCAATCTCATATATCACCCACAAGcaaaagaaactttaaaagGATAAACACTTAAGGGCCCCAACACTTCGGAGCACCTAATAAACACCAGAGTAAAAGAAACTTTAAATCACTACAGAAATGGCAGCAACACCTTTTGCTATGCCTTGCATTCATCACGGTTGCATGCAACTGCAATTCAAAAGGACAAGACTCTCGTATTAACTCTTACAGTGGGATATATAATTGAAActaaaaacaaccaaaattaAGAGTGCCAAAAGCAGACACAGCAGAAAGATCATATACAATacctttaatttctgattagCATCTTTCTCTAGAACAAGCCCAGCTTTAGTATATGCATCGGTAATGACTTCTAAGAAAAGCTAAAGAAATTTAATAGAAGTATTAAATCGATATAAATAACTTCAACCCAGACtagaaaatttttattttcttattctaTTGATTTCAGGtacaacaaacacaaaaatgaaatataatgaATGCTTATAAAACTAGGATACGACAAGCACGCAGAAGTCTCCCCTCGCTGCCAATTTCTTCAACAGGAGCATAGACAACACCAGCTTTGGCCAAGGAACCTCTCATACAATTCTGCAAGGACATGAAACATCTCAAGTGTTAAATAGCACATAACCAAAAtcataggaaaagaaaatagcaTCAACCCCACTCTGGCCATCACCAATAAAAGGCATATGAAAGCCACATAGGATGCGAACAAGACAGTGAAGTCAATACATATATGAGACAATGAAAGCTAAGCAATCCTTCACAGCAAAACCAAGGCTTTTATTCACAACAtgcttgtatttatttattcaaaacaaaggtaaatattatttattgtcAGAAGTCAAAACTTACTGCTTTTGGTAAAGGTGCTCAAGATGAATCCATTATGACAAGTGAACAatgtaaaatttgaaaacatgTCAGACAGTGCAAAGATTGGTTACTTCAAACTTTTTTACTAGTAGCCAGAGGTATAAACTACAAGAATAAAATCTTAACCTCAACAAAATCATTTTTAacttaaaagtttaaaaacaTGGGCTGATGCATTATCATATCCTTGCTCCACATAATTAGCTAACACACTATTTGGTTTAGTAGAAAGGGTGAAGAAAGAATCATACCAGTCCCTGAAGTCTTATGGAGACAGGACGATTATCTAAGGCTTCGATCACTTTTGAAGAGACGCTCTGGATAGAAACacacaacattttatttcAAGTAGGCCCCTGTCAgcctatttttatttgattcagTTACACTTACCTGCAAAACCTCAATAGCTGCATGAACTCGGTCTTTGTTCCACAACTTCAGCATAAGCACAGTTAAGTGAAACGTTTTTGGTTTAATGAATATTGACTTTTCAATTCCCAAGTCTGTCAAGTGCACAGATTGAAATGAGATTTTGACcgaggaaaaagaggaaaagagagacACAAATACACAAAGTGTTTAGGAAGAACAAGCAAATGATCCTCAATAAGTTCGAATGAATGCAACAAATACAGAAATTAAACAAGTAATATCTTATGGGGGAAACAGTTAACAGTGACCCAATCAACAACTTCATGGAAACTAAATAATCTTCATGGAAACCAAATAATATCACTATCATTATATTCAAACCGTTAACTCCTTAAGCCTCATGCATCATGATTCTTTTCCATCTATAATAATATTTCCGTACCAGATAGGGTGGAAGCCTTTGATGTTTTAGGAGCATAACTGACAAGAGGTATCTGAGTTAGATTCACTTTAACTTGCTCACTGTCACCTTCAACATTAAGTTCAACTGGGACATCAGTTCCTTTCTCTAACTTTTGGTCTTCTCCTTCATTCTCAGAAGTATCTTCATTTGAATCACTATTCATTTTCTCATCTACACAAGAATCACTAATTCCCAGGATGGAGTTCTGAAAGTTGACAAGCTTATCAACTAATTCAGGATGTATTGCCAATGGAAGTGAAATGAAGTGAGAGTAATCAAGATTTTGGCTCTTAACTGCCTGTATGTTTAAGGAGAAAGTAAGATGTTAATTATGTGTAACAGTATGCTCTGAATGGCAAAAGAAAGACGAGTGATGAGGGACAAATTGTGTATACAAAGGAATGGGCATAAGCtctaaacaaataataatgacttgtattaaataattggtaaaaaaaattgagagaaattaaaaataaaacagaacCACCCCTTCTTCTGCAAAACTACATTGCTAGGCAACTAACCTCATCAATTATAGTATGTATCTTCTCAGAAGCTCTAGATATACTTTCCATTGAGATGCCTTCAATAACTGTGAAAGATAACCAGGTAAAAATAGTTAAACCACATTCACATTCCCCAGACTGTCTGAATCCTCATGTAAGAATACAAGATTATATGAACTTGGCTAATATGTCCTGTCACAATTATGAAAGAGTTGAACAACTGTAGACCTGAACAATTTCTATTTGATCATAAAGTCAAACTCTTGTTAACCTTTAAGTTAAAACTTACTAACTGAATCCTCCTCCTTTGATGAGGGGATTATAATCTTAACTCCCATCTCATCTtcaatctctctctgtgtAGATCCCCTGACACACACaacaaacaataataattacaATATATGAGAAAGTAATCCTATAAATATACTTTTATAAAACATTTACATGCTGAACTATGTACCCTTTTCCTCTAATAAAGCGAACCAAAGAAGCACCAACCTGCATAGCAAGGAAGAATGTGagaacaaaataaacagaaCGAGTGTCATCAAGGCAACAAAAAAGTGAGTAGTAGGAACGTAAAAGGGTAGAATGGGGTATGCAATGACTAGCATTATGAGAAATGCCTTTGAAGTCCAATGTGCCGTAAGCAATACCAGCACCAATTCTATAAAAATCCTAGAAAATTCCTACCATAAGATGATGATACAACTGATTTTGTTTCTATTCAGCACTCACTCAGGCACTGATCCTGAACTCTTCCAACCTCCCCACCcccaaacacaaacaaaagaaaaatatcttgAAAATCTCAATTAAACTGTAAAACTAAGCAAAAACATATGGTGCGGCCTGATAACCTTATGGACcagaaaaatagaattttcaacaaaatcatgcCTCAACTGAAATTGAGTGCTTTTCAGTAGAAACCACTGATTCTCCTCTGAAGACTGTCTTTTCTCCATTATCTTGCAATGCACTGGAACTAGCAGTAAAGTTCGTTGCAGCCACCTCTACGACATTGTGAGCACTTGAAATTCTGGTAGATGTGCAATGGTGCACTTCTTGGACTTGAGTATCAGATTCCAGCTCATCTGTGGTCACCTTTACTGAGCATTCTGCAAACCAATAAATCTGTAATAAAATCTGGACAGTAACCAATCATTAcgcctataaaaaaaattatttttccaacCCAATCGATCATAAGTTTAACAATCGCTGACCAATAATGTGTATAGATCATTATACAAAGTTGTAGATATAATTACATGTTTCAGTATGTCTCAATATTAATctaaaaaataagagaaactTTACTGCAATTAGTATCTAAAGCTCAAAGGATTAGAATCAATGTGAAAAGTTGCTGGCTTCTATTAGCCTAGACTACATGATGATATTTAACGGTAACCCACCTTCATTGGAAGTGGCTTGAGTACTGACTGGTCTCCATACAGCATTAGTTGTTCTGATCTTTTTGTTACGATCCCTGCCACGTTGCTTATCTTTTCCACCACCCATTTTAATATTATAGCTCAAACCACAATAACCACGGTATCCCTGTCACACGGGTATGAGTCACAAAAATATCTACTTGAAAGCCCAGAAAGCATCACAAAGTGACAACTACCTCCAGTGAAGTCTAAAATCAAGTTCATGGATACAAAAATTCTCCTCAAAATCAAGTTCTGTTCCCTCCTTTGTTTTGTGCATAGTATTGAATTAATCtttgggaaaaaagaaaaacctatCCAAACTACTTCATTAGTTTCTCTTTGCAAATAATTAATCCTAGATCACTCAACGAACCCAACAAAATGCTTTTCtgaaaccaaaatcaaaacacaCAGTTTCATAGGCAGAGTAGAGACATAATGATGGCATCAGATTGAGTTTCTTTTGCATTAAATGCATAGTGATATTTGTACTGATTTAAACCCAAAACGAAAAAGGAATGACAATTAAAAAGCACTATGACAATTAAAAAGAACTAACCAAGAAATGATTCACTGGCTCCAATGCAACATAAGCAGTAGTAAATTTCAGAACTCGATCCACTCTGCAATTTTCAAATATAGGGATTAAAAGATCATTTCTTTAACTCTCCTCCtcgtaaaaaatcaaaaatggTTTATTTTTCCACGAAACAAAACTGAATTCTACAGCTGAATCAGATATATGGAAGACAAACATAGGAacccaacaaaagaaaaacgatAATGTTAATTAAAAGCATGCTGACTTTGATAAATTAATTAGGCGTTGTTTGGCGACGGAGAATTCAGCAACTGAATTGTTGagcctttttttaattatttatagttAGCTCAATGAATAAGGTATAGGAGGCAAACAGAGTGTTAGAAGAACTAAAAGAAGAGTATGCGTTCAGTACCTGAAGAGGGACCTGGAAGCTAACATTAGCAGTAGCCGTTATTATGTGATGTctctgaagaagaaaaggcaaaGGTTCGATGGAGGAGACACAGATGGATTGAGTTCAGTTCTGATGACACGTATCTTTTTGCAAGTGCGAACAGGGACTGCAATAGTAACTTACAAAAGGGTCCATTGGGCCCAAAGGCCCAATTCTAAATGCATCATCATAAGCACATTTTCTTTCCtaatttgagaaaattataCCAATCTCtcactttaatttattcttgCATCCGAAAGTctatattcaattttttctatTCTCAAACACCGCTAAGAAAATTCTTGTCCATGTAAGAGCATTCGCAAttatgctttttattttttggttagaatttagttaaaaatatataaaagttattttagaagttctctataaaatttgaactccaatCATACCCCTATTTAACGTAGTCATAaatactataattattttttaattcaacatAATTATCTctatacaaaataatattaaaaaagaataaaatatacataaaaCAAAGCAGTATTAAGCTAGTAGgagttctttctctcttctcagatttaggagctcttaGAAGTCTCCCTAGTTTAGAAGGTGGATaaggagcatggttggagttgtattttttcaattcctccctaaaataTGTTTAAGGAGGTGGTTTAAGGAGCCCATTgcgttgttttgttttgttttgttttatttttttttaaaatcaaacaacATTAAGTGAAGGAGATTACTTTACATGTAAATGGACTTTTGACACTAATCAATTTTCataacctttttcttttctttaaattgttttaactttctttgttttgaaatttgacaagTGTCAAATTCTTATTTGCTTTGAGAATGAGCTCTTAATTTGAAGAAGCcaaatttttctctttttaaaattaaatctaCGAGGTTGCAAATATGTTTACACCtaagcaaagaaaagaaaaatgaatcaaCATGTGACACCTAAGCAAGGATGTGAAGCTAGGTGGACTTCAATCTAATTAAAAACTTAATTATTCTaaagataataaataaataaaatgcatGCTGAAGATTATCCGtggaattctttttttattagggCAAAAGACTTAATTAAATCCCATGATTGTAAAAGCAACTAAAGTAGTTTTATGaggaattaagaaaaaaaggaatggATACTTTAACCTTTGTCATAAGATCCCAAATCAGTCATATTCCATACTTGATCCACAAGTGATCAAATAGTCTCGGTTGAAGGCAAGAATACACCCACAACTACTTCAACCTCTCTACATTTTCAAGCTTTGAACAAGGAAGAGACACAACTTGACCAATTTATTAGGCCAATCTTCAAACACTTGATCTCATCTCAGCCATGGTTTGTGTAGGAGTTTTTTTTGGCTGCTTACGACCCCGTTCTGTCAAAGGTTATATTCTCTCAGCCTTGGCCATAATTGGCATTCTATTTGGCTTGCGAATCCTTTGTTACATCGTCTATCGGTGCTTCAAGAGGGAAATGCAGCATCCTCACAGCCCTCGCATCGAGCAAAACCCAAACGATGGGTTGGAAATGCAGCCATGGGAGATTCATGCTCACCACCCTGCAACTATGAGCAGAAATTAGAACCAAATTCGTGAAGTTTACGGGCCAGAATCACCAGCAGGTTATACGTATTATCTCTGAAATTCTAAACTTACAAAAAATTGATAGCTTGCTTCTCTGTTGCAAATGTATAATGCAGTCAACTTTGGATCAAATATTTTAGTTGGTCCCATATGAGCCCATTGTGGATCCTTTCTTCTTTGTAATTCAATAATGGTATAAGATCATTACAACTGAATCAGTATAAGTTAGGCCgaaaaacttgtatgaaaTGGGGATAACACTGTTTTGTTATTCACAACCAATTACATTGTTACGTGAAAAAGTTATCATACGCAGCATACCGTGATTGAccaaaaatagcaaaacagtgctaTCCCCGTTTCATGTAaatatttttccaaattaaaGGTCATGTCATATATGATTGAGATTACCAATAATCTTAATTCAACTtgacttattttttatttatctttttatccATGTGACGCCTATTTGTCACCTGcataaaccaaaaacacaaaagtgaGTCCCACAAAAACAGCACCATAAACTAGCGGAACTCTTGACTTGGATTGAAATGAATTAAATCTTagacaataaaatataattaaaaaaaaatgacaaactAGTCATTGGTGGTGACTGTAAAAATAGGAGTTAGAATTAAGAATAGGCCTAAATCCAATCCCCTCtttaaaaaaccaaatccTCCAGCCATTTTAACACATCACTctcttatatataaaattacaataatttaatattgtaatttaaaaaataagattataaaatgattacatatatacaacaaGCATGCCTATTTCTAGGAATAATTGGCCAAAAATTCAACTAAAATCATACCAAATCTGTTctacattatatatacatatataaaataaggaACATGACCTTTCAAGACTATCTGCATAGCTGCAACAAAAATTTATTGTATATACTTGAAATATGGTTCCACATATAATAAGCAACCAGTTTTATACTAATATGAGGGGTATTGTATTTGAATTGCGTCTCTCCTAatatcacttatatatatatatatatatatatgaaaaataaaaaataaaatccacgcaTGAGCAAAGTCGTAATTAATAGACATACACCAAAGTTATGTACACATATGAGATATGTATACAAGTTAGCTATAGCTAGATCCCTAATTGAAGAAGTCCCCTTCCCTTCTAGAGCTCAAAATACTCGCACCCATTTTGCGTTGAAGTCATGTTTTCAGCAACTTTATTTGTGCAGGTCACACGCCACACTTTAAGAACCCCATCAAGACTCCCAGTGCAAATTGTGCAACCCTCCTCAGTCTCTTCCCCTAATCGTCCATAAAATGCCGCGACACACCTGATTGGGCCTCTGTGCCCCACAAGCACTGCTAGACACGTGTGCTGGCCATCCTCTACATCCCTAGACCAAATCCTACTGGTTGAGTCAGCGGACCCACTCACCACGTAGTTCGCCACGCTGGCCAAACACATCACTGCATGTGTGTGGCCTTGGAGTGTACCCCCATACTGCAATTGGCCTGAGAACCAGCCCTTGAGCCAATAGTGTATGTACCCGTCGGTGCACC
It encodes:
- the LOC18782557 gene encoding uncharacterized protein LOC18782557 isoform X1 is translated as MLASRSLFRVDRVLKFTTAYVALEPVNHFLGYRGYCGLSYNIKMGGGKDKQRGRDRNKKIRTTNAVWRPVSTQATSNEECSVKVTTDELESDTQVQEVHHCTSTRISSAHNVVEVAATNFTASSSALQDNGEKTVFRGESVVSTEKHSISVEVGASLVRFIRGKGGSTQREIEDEMGVKIIIPSSKEEDSVIIEGISMESISRASEKIHTIIDEAVKSQNLDYSHFISLPLAIHPELVDKLVNFQNSILGISDSCVDEKMNSDSNEDTSENEGEDQKLEKGTDVPVELNVEGDSEQVKVNLTQIPLVSYAPKTSKASTLSDLGIEKSIFIKPKTFHLTVLMLKLWNKDRVHAAIEVLQSVSSKVIEALDNRPVSIRLQGLNCMRGSLAKAGVVYAPVEEIGSEGRLLRACQVITDAYTKAGLVLEKDANQKLKLHATVMNARHSKRTNRTRKVQSFDARGIFKQYGSQEWGEYLIHEAHLSQRFVFDDNGYYHCCASIPFPETCE
- the LOC18782557 gene encoding uncharacterized protein LOC18782557 isoform X2, with translation MLASRSLFRVDRVLKFTTAYVALEPVNHFLGYRGYCGLSYNIKMGGGKDKQRGRDRNKKIRTTNAVWRPVSTQATSNEECSVKVTTDELESDTQVQEVHHCTSTRISSAHNVVEVAATNFTASSSALQDNGEKTVFRGESVVSTEKHSISVEVGASLVRFIRGKGGSTQREIEDEMGVKIIIPSSKEEDSVIIEGISMESISRASEKIHTIIDEAVKSQNLDYSHFISLPLAIHPELVDKLVNFQNSILGISDSCVDEKMNSDSNEDTSENEGEDQKLEKGTDVPVELNVEGDSEQVKVNLTQIPLVSYAPKTSKASTLSDLGIEKSIFIKPKTFHLTVLMLKLWNKDRVHAAIEVLQSVSSKVIEALDNRPVSIRLQGLNCMRGSLAKAGVVYAPVEEIGSEGRLLRACPFLRSHYRCIY